GGGAGGTCTCGGGCGATCGTCGTCGATCACGCTATTTCGGTCCGCCCGTATCGGGCGAAAAGACGGTGCCGTCGGCCGAACGATTTCAACAAAGCCTTTTGACATTCACCGCACCGACTACGTATGACATCTTCTGACGTTCCGGATCTGGATCTGGACCGGATCTCGCCCCTCGGCTGGCGGTTGCTTCGAGTGGCGGCCGGCTACGAGCAGCGGGCGGTCGAGCGGGAGGTTCCCGAGCTCATGCAGGCCCACATCTCGATGCTCGAGAGCGGAAACCGGTCCCTCTCTCGGTCCCGCCGGCAAACGCTCCTCGAACTCTACAGCGAGGAACTCACCGAAGAACAGATTCGCGCGATCGTGCGTCACTTTTAGCGATTGGTCGGCGGCGCTTCGCAGGATGTGAGCCCATGACAAGACTTAAGGACGATAATGATAATGATCGACTGTATCAATGATACACGGTCGAATGAGCCAGTCTAACAAGCGAATCATCAAATTCCTCGTCGCAGTTGTCGGAACGATCGCCATCGCGGCCGCGCCGTCTCCGACCGGCCTCTCGATGACGGGCCAGTACGCGCTCGCGACGATGTTCTTCGCGGGCTTCCTCTGGGTGACGGGCACCTTCCCGCTGGCGGTTACCGCGTTGACGATCCCGCTGTTGCTGACCGGCACCGGCGTCTACGACGACATGGACGTCGCGCTATCGGGGTTCGCCGATCACATCATCTTTCTGTTTCTGGCGGGCTTCATGCTCGCGAACGCGATCCAGAAGTACGACATCGACCGGCGGATCGCGCTGTACACCATCGCCAAGATGGGCAGTTCGCCGCGGCGGCTGATCCTCGCGATCATGGTCGTGACCGCCACGTTGTCGATGTGGGTCTCGAACACCGCGACGACGGCGATGATGACGCCGATCGCGGTCGGCGTCCTCACGCAGGTGCTCGACCGCGACGACCTCGCGTCGGCCGACGACCCGGTCCCCGACGACCGACCGAGCGAGACGGCCGCCGACGGCGGAACCGTCGAACCGGCGGCGACGAACGAGTTCACGAACATCCAGATCTCGATGTTGCTGGGGACCGCCTACGCGGCGAGCGTCGGCGGGGTCGGCACCATCATCGGCACGCCGCCGAACGCGATTCTCGTCGGCCAACTGAACGCCGTCCTGGACTACGAAGTCGGCTTCGCCGACTGGTTCCTCGTCGGCTTCCCGATCGTCGTCGTGACGCTGCCGCTGGTCTGGTTCCTCCTCACCTACGTCCTCTACCCGCCGGAGGTTCCGGACGTCACCGAGGCCCGAGCGACCGCCAGAGAGCAACTCGCTGCGGAG
This portion of the Haloterrigena gelatinilytica genome encodes:
- a CDS encoding SLC13 family permease, producing the protein MIHGRMSQSNKRIIKFLVAVVGTIAIAAAPSPTGLSMTGQYALATMFFAGFLWVTGTFPLAVTALTIPLLLTGTGVYDDMDVALSGFADHIIFLFLAGFMLANAIQKYDIDRRIALYTIAKMGSSPRRLILAIMVVTATLSMWVSNTATTAMMTPIAVGVLTQVLDRDDLASADDPVPDDRPSETAADGGTVEPAATNEFTNIQISMLLGTAYAASVGGVGTIIGTPPNAILVGQLNAVLDYEVGFADWFLVGFPIVVVTLPLVWFLLTYVLYPPEVPDVTEARATAREQLAAEGELSTRGKRVAAIFAATAGLWMIGGLGEFFEPHLSSVWMTSLFGGEGATVFGVDGHQGLLYYVLVGVAAVPALVLADTMEWDELVDIDWGTLLLFGGGISLANALADTGATEWIAETVFSGLVGSPIVLIIAVVVLLVIFLTEMTSNAATTSIIVPILISLGSVFSATLGLTDFSTSLFLAVAGTIAASFAFALPVATPPNAIVFGSGYVEQRHMLRTGLVLNAIMTAVLTGLIWFLFTFVWPHTLW